The genomic stretch acaacacagttcttaggcagaataattatatttttgttctgagtagTTAGTATGattaattatttgtgattttagttaaaaaaacatttgatcaaaatcgggtttaggggtctatttgaactattttataaaatacaaggtccagaaagtaatttgtcaaaatacatggtccaaataggtaatgagacaaaacacagagtctaaaaatgtataaaccctaaaatttattgattagtgacaaaagagtaaataaaaaaaaaattattgtatgtCAAATTTGACTCACACTACCAAATTTAACATAACTTTTAGCACGCGCAAAATTTGGCCTAAATTTTGCAATACCtcacaatttttaaaaataccaCTATTATAGCACTCAATTAGAAAAACAAGTTTGTGGTGACAATTAATTTACTGCTGAATAGAATTAATTATTAGtgtatgtaattaattaatcactttCCAAAGTGGGCAGCACGAAGCTAGCTATATAATCTCCCTACGTAGTCTCCACTCAACCCTCTGACTCAGGTCAGCTAATTAACTGGCCGACATGAGATTAATATTTCCACATTAATAAAAAGGTTATTTGTGTCGTAGATACCTGATCGATTATACTTATTAGATTAGAGTTAAAtacctaatattttatttttactgTAAAATTATTTCAATGTTCATTAaagataaatacttaattttttttttttgcagaaaaaatatataaagttgtTAAAATATTACTTCTGTCAGTGTTTCTTGTATTGGAACTCTTAAGCATATTAACTAAACAAACATTTATGAAATCGGttcatttcatatttatttttttttaaatattttaaattaaaaaaatgatttgaAAAAGCATTTTAAATTAGTACATATTTTGATAACAAAAATATAGAAATTACATTGTGATACATATCTGGTGAGTAAACAACAACTCCAATAAACGAGGTattgaaaaaaataatgttttaaaaattttaaatatttttgccgaaaaaaaatgatgaagtaTTTAACTGAATATTGAGTACTTTAccgtaataataaaaaattaaatatttatgtacACAAGTATAAAACTCATGCCGCAAATATTTCTTAATAAAataaggagaaagaaagaaaaattgataAAAAAGAGTGTGTTGAGTGCTTCATGAGCGGCTGCCTTTACACGTATGTGTCCAAATACTCACCCCTGTCGCTCTATACTTTCCCCTATATATACGTATTTATACTCTCTTCACAAACCAAGTGTGAATTTGCTTTGTATTTGAACCACACCACCCTTTATCTTCTCTCTCTGGTTTAACTCGATTTGAATAAGTCCACACAATAGAATCGAGTAACCCCATTTCAGATTTTTCGTATTCCTTTTGAAGAAATCACAATGGAGAAAAGGGTTATTGATTACATGTTGGTGCCATTAGGACTCTTAGCCATGGTGGGTTACCATGGCTGGCTTCTCTATCGAATTATATACCACCCCACCAAGACCGTCATCGGCGTCAATGCCATCCACCGCCGCTACTGGGTCCGTGCTATGATGGAGGTAAGAGAGTCCATACATACCATATATAATAAGATCGATACGAGTGTTTTCTTTCACGTGCATGGATTAACTctgaacgacatgtcgttttcgtTTGCAGGATGTGTCGAAGAATGGAGTTCTTGCTGTTCAAACGCTGAGAAACAACATAATGGCTTCGACCCTTTTGGCCTCGACGGCGATTATGCTCAGTTCTCTCATCGCTGTGTTGATGAGCAACGGTGGCAGAAACAAAACTGACTTGTTCATTTTTGGTGACAGGAGTGAGGCCAGCTTCTCTCTCAAGTACTTTTGCATTTTGGCTTGCTTCTTAGTCGCTTTCTTATTCAACGTTCAGTCTATAAGGTAATTCTATACATATATAAGGATATATAATGCTATGTATGTGTGTGAAAACTTGTGAAGATgttttagtttgattattattgtGTGAAATGTGTGTTGTTGTGTAGGTACTTTAGCCATGCAAGCATTCTAATCAACGTGCCATACAAGAAGATATCACAAGATCATCAACACCACAGGCTGACAGTTGATTTTGTAGCTAGGAATGTGAACAGAGGGAGCTTTTTCTGGTCTCTAGGGTTGAGAGCTTTCTACTTCTCTTTCCCTCTTTTCTTGTGGATATTTGGTCCTCTTCCCATGTTTATTTCTTGCTTTGTTTTGGTTTTCATGCTCTATTTCTTGGATGTTACCTTCGAATGTGGGTGGGTTGTTGATGTTTCCAGTGATGATATTGGTAATAGTACT from Humulus lupulus chromosome 5, drHumLupu1.1, whole genome shotgun sequence encodes the following:
- the LOC133834356 gene encoding uncharacterized protein LOC133834356, producing MEKRVIDYMLVPLGLLAMVGYHGWLLYRIIYHPTKTVIGVNAIHRRYWVRAMMEDVSKNGVLAVQTLRNNIMASTLLASTAIMLSSLIAVLMSNGGRNKTDLFIFGDRSEASFSLKYFCILACFLVAFLFNVQSIRYFSHASILINVPYKKISQDHQHHRLTVDFVARNVNRGSFFWSLGLRAFYFSFPLFLWIFGPLPMFISCFVLVFMLYFLDVTFECGWVVDVSSDDIGNSTYSKDEELGIVGRPN